Proteins encoded in a region of the Candidatus Margulisiibacteriota bacterium genome:
- a CDS encoding YqeG family HAD IIIA-type phosphatase — protein sequence MLRKLFYPREIVPDIFLIDTRALRERGIKGLILDIDDTLIPREVKEVYPKVFAWIQSRKEEGFKICLTSNSRHPIRVKYFGETLGVPSLHFSLKPLPFAFWRSLEILGTKAEETAMIGDQLFMDIWGANWVNIYSIYIDHRKEEWFPPRRWMRWAERWLIDNWG from the coding sequence ATGCTTAGAAAACTTTTTTATCCGCGGGAGATCGTCCCCGATATTTTTCTGATCGACACGCGCGCCCTGCGCGAACGGGGGATCAAAGGCTTGATCCTGGATATCGACGATACTTTGATCCCGCGCGAGGTCAAAGAAGTTTACCCCAAAGTTTTTGCCTGGATCCAGTCCCGCAAAGAAGAAGGCTTCAAGATTTGTCTGACCTCAAACAGCCGTCATCCGATCAGGGTAAAGTATTTCGGCGAGACGCTCGGCGTCCCCTCGCTCCACTTCAGCCTCAAGCCCCTTCCCTTCGCTTTTTGGCGGTCGCTGGAAATTCTGGGGACCAAAGCGGAAGAGACGGCGATGATCGGCGATCAGCTCTTCATGGATATCTGGGGAGCGAACTGGGTCAACATTTATTCGATCTACATCGACCACCGGAAAGAAGAGTGGTTCCCACCCCGCCGCTGGATGCGCTGGGCGGAACGCTGGCTGATCGACAACTGGGGTTAA
- the ruvA gene encoding Holliday junction branch migration protein RuvA produces the protein MIAHLNGTLESVSQNMVVIEVGHIGYLVKVPTAVISRLPAVGDPLKLYTIQIVREDDISLYGFLSTEERSLFSLFLSVSGVGPKMALALISSFPLDKLVSAVAQGDVALLSSVSGVGKKTAERVVVELKEKIAKKYAVTPQEMGAGIKGGESSLGSDSISALISLGYSPREARDAVMKVDLETVTTVEGVIKTALKNLV, from the coding sequence ATGATCGCTCATTTAAATGGGACCCTGGAGAGTGTTAGCCAGAACATGGTCGTCATCGAAGTCGGTCATATTGGGTACCTGGTGAAGGTCCCAACTGCGGTCATCTCCCGTTTGCCGGCGGTCGGCGACCCGCTCAAGCTTTATACCATTCAGATCGTTCGCGAAGACGATATCTCGCTTTACGGTTTTCTTTCGACCGAAGAACGGTCGCTTTTCTCGCTTTTTCTCTCGGTCTCCGGGGTCGGTCCCAAGATGGCGCTGGCCCTGATCTCCTCTTTTCCGCTCGACAAACTGGTCTCGGCCGTCGCCCAAGGGGACGTGGCGTTGCTCTCTTCCGTTTCCGGCGTTGGGAAAAAGACCGCCGAACGGGTAGTCGTGGAATTAAAAGAGAAGATCGCTAAGAAGTACGCCGTCACTCCGCAGGAGATGGGAGCGGGGATCAAGGGTGGGGAGAGTTCGCTCGGATCGGATTCGATTTCGGCGCTGATCTCGCTCGGTTATTCTCCCAGGGAGGCGCGCGACGCGGTCATGAAGGTCGACCTGGAAACGGTGACTACGGTCGAAGGGGTCATCAAGACCGCTCTCAAAAACCTCGTTTAA
- the ruvC gene encoding crossover junction endodeoxyribonuclease RuvC: protein MLTLGIDPGTATTGFGIVRQDGDKLLHVECGCIKTSPKDNPQSRLSQIYRQVKGLISRYRPDSVAVERLFFGRNITTAMAVGQARGIILLAVAEQKLPLSEYTPLEVKMALTGYGRADKRQIQMMVKTLLKLPQIPKPDDAADALAIAICHLHSYRLKEGGA from the coding sequence ATGCTAACCCTAGGGATCGATCCGGGAACGGCCACGACCGGCTTCGGGATAGTCAGGCAGGACGGGGACAAACTGCTGCATGTGGAGTGCGGCTGTATCAAGACCTCGCCTAAAGATAACCCGCAAAGCCGCCTCTCGCAAATCTACCGCCAGGTCAAAGGGCTGATCAGCCGCTACCGACCTGATTCGGTCGCCGTGGAGCGGCTTTTTTTCGGCCGGAACATCACCACCGCGATGGCAGTCGGCCAGGCGCGGGGGATAATTCTCCTGGCGGTGGCTGAACAAAAACTGCCGCTGTCGGAATATACCCCGCTTGAAGTAAAAATGGCCCTGACCGGCTATGGCCGGGCGGATAAAAGACAGATCCAAATGATGGTTAAAACTCTGCTGAAATTGCCCCAGATCCCCAAACCGGACGACGCCGCCGATGCCCTGGCGATTGCGATCTGCCATCTTCATTCCTATCGGCTGAAAGAGGGGGGGGCATGA
- a CDS encoding PEGA domain-containing protein: MIFQLSRFVLLFLVLMSSSVHALEGIGSLTITSESGVVPVFLDAVAVGKTPISLAQVRAGWHQVAAKKGDQQYFSMMIEVMASQEVVISIPANQQTVAPSNEPVELSPTILPRAVSGLNLQVGYSSSSYNNETNYDYGSNSGWQVGLGYDYQLFALRSRVSASYLFGTTGGAIPVTLDLLFDQDEGRYFGMGVGAYFTSLAGGLATGWRALAGFGSPSSANPWTFEIVDDYFHSQTTSFFTISLNFRYHFIT; encoded by the coding sequence ATGATATTTCAATTGAGTAGATTTGTCCTTTTGTTTTTGGTCTTAATGAGTTCAAGTGTACACGCTCTGGAAGGGATTGGCTCTTTAACGATTACTTCAGAATCGGGGGTGGTGCCGGTCTTTCTAGACGCGGTAGCGGTCGGCAAAACCCCGATCAGCTTGGCACAAGTGAGAGCCGGCTGGCATCAGGTGGCGGCGAAAAAGGGGGATCAACAATATTTTTCGATGATGATTGAGGTTATGGCTAGCCAAGAAGTGGTTATCTCGATTCCGGCAAATCAACAAACGGTTGCTCCTTCAAATGAACCGGTTGAGTTGTCTCCGACTATTTTGCCCCGTGCTGTTTCCGGATTAAACTTACAGGTTGGCTATTCTTCTTCTAGCTACAATAATGAAACAAATTATGATTATGGTTCCAATTCAGGCTGGCAGGTTGGTCTTGGCTATGACTATCAATTATTTGCCTTGAGGTCAAGAGTATCCGCAAGTTATTTGTTTGGGACGACGGGGGGTGCTATCCCGGTGACCTTAGACTTACTTTTTGACCAGGATGAAGGGCGCTATTTTGGCATGGGAGTTGGGGCTTATTTTACTTCGTTAGCGGGAGGACTGGCAACAGGTTGGCGGGCATTGGCTGGCTTTGGTTCTCCTAGCAGTGCTAATCCTTGGACCTTTGAGATCGTTGATGACTATTTTCATTCTCAAACTACTTCCTTTTTTACGATTTCTCTTAATTTTAGGTATCATTTTATTACATAA
- a CDS encoding choice-of-anchor J domain-containing protein — MKKLICLALFLVPVAIVGCGTTTSNTAAPAIQSVVASPQAVAPGGYVRVNLSASDEQGNILSYKIGSGASHLYANGASAIVQAQASSGLQDIDIFVGNGRLDARAKTTIQVNSSLPASTLRSGRVTLPLNKSFDFFSGTVKDQYYGDVDYLERYYYGASLAFNGNHNGGTTASFDGGLVNLTYFDSQITELSQVCEKYTGDYYSGSVPAEGQRYDESTLRKGDIYCFILINSGNSCFGKLRIEELNNSEIVFDYVVQTAPNEPRFYDVDPAASTPVPTREVLSSFTDDAESGVGKWLSNGFAVTTVRAASGTHSFYSGRGDDLNNSLTMVSPVLITVGEKLIFQTYYKTESSYDYLYVQASIDGATWTTLASYDGTNLSWSRKELLLNDYAGQTIYIRFKYATDSSVDYEGVYIDDISIE, encoded by the coding sequence ATGAAAAAATTAATTTGTCTGGCTCTGTTCCTTGTCCCGGTGGCGATTGTTGGCTGCGGGACCACCACCAGTAACACTGCGGCGCCGGCAATTCAAAGCGTAGTAGCATCCCCGCAAGCGGTCGCTCCCGGCGGTTACGTCAGGGTTAATTTAAGCGCGAGTGACGAACAAGGGAATATTTTAAGCTATAAGATCGGATCTGGCGCCAGCCATCTGTATGCAAACGGTGCCTCTGCCATCGTCCAGGCACAGGCAAGCAGCGGCCTGCAAGATATTGATATTTTTGTCGGTAACGGACGACTCGATGCGCGGGCGAAAACAACGATCCAAGTGAACAGTTCTTTGCCAGCTTCGACCCTTCGGTCTGGCCGGGTGACTTTGCCGCTTAATAAAAGTTTCGATTTTTTCTCCGGTACGGTTAAGGACCAATATTATGGCGACGTTGATTATCTGGAAAGATACTATTACGGCGCCTCACTGGCCTTTAATGGTAACCATAACGGTGGGACCACCGCTTCTTTTGATGGCGGGCTTGTTAACCTGACTTATTTTGACAGCCAAATTACCGAACTTAGTCAGGTCTGTGAAAAATACACTGGGGATTATTACAGTGGGAGCGTGCCGGCGGAAGGCCAAAGATATGACGAATCTACCCTTAGAAAGGGGGATATTTACTGTTTTATTTTAATTAATTCCGGCAACAGTTGTTTTGGCAAATTAAGGATTGAGGAGCTTAATAATTCAGAAATAGTTTTCGATTACGTTGTTCAAACGGCTCCTAATGAGCCAAGGTTTTATGATGTTGATCCGGCAGCTTCAACTCCTGTGCCGACCAGGGAAGTGTTGAGCAGTTTTACCGATGATGCTGAAAGTGGCGTTGGCAAATGGCTAAGTAATGGGTTTGCCGTTACGACGGTGAGAGCGGCCAGCGGGACGCACAGCTTTTATTCCGGCCGCGGAGATGACCTAAACAATAGTTTGACCATGGTCAGCCCGGTCCTTATAACCGTCGGGGAAAAGTTGATTTTTCAGACTTATTACAAAACGGAGTCCTCGTATGATTATCTTTATGTTCAGGCGTCAATCGATGGGGCAACGTGGACGACATTGGCCAGCTATGACGGCACTAATTTGAGCTGGTCAAGAAAGGAGCTATTGTTAAACGATTATGCTGGCCAGACGATCTATATTAGGTTCAAATACGCGACCGATTCCAGTGTTGATTATGAGGGGGTATATATCGATGATATTTCAATTGAGTAG
- a CDS encoding DUF167 domain-containing protein, translating to MLLTVRVVPNAKKERLVTEGGRVKVYLNAPPVEGKANAALIDFLAEHYAVKRSAVRIVRGETSRTKVVEIK from the coding sequence ATGCTCCTAACCGTTAGGGTCGTTCCCAACGCCAAGAAGGAGCGGTTGGTGACTGAAGGAGGGCGGGTGAAAGTTTACCTCAACGCCCCGCCGGTTGAAGGGAAAGCCAACGCCGCCCTGATCGATTTTCTGGCCGAACACTACGCGGTGAAGCGGAGCGCCGTCCGGATCGTCCGCGGCGAGACCAGCCGCACAAAAGTCGTCGAGATCAAATGA
- a CDS encoding YbaB/EbfC family nucleoid-associated protein: protein MVFGNLGKMAEMIKQANEIKKEMQRARYEGEAGGVKVVVNGEMDILEIKIQPDLAINKIEHAVKEAVNKTMHTAKQDMAKRMSKMTGGLSLPGM from the coding sequence ATGGTTTTTGGTAATTTAGGTAAAATGGCGGAGATGATCAAACAGGCCAACGAGATCAAGAAAGAGATGCAGCGGGCCCGTTACGAAGGGGAAGCCGGCGGCGTGAAAGTTGTCGTGAACGGCGAAATGGATATTTTGGAGATCAAGATCCAGCCCGATCTGGCGATCAATAAGATCGAGCATGCGGTCAAAGAGGCGGTCAACAAGACAATGCACACCGCCAAGCAGGACATGGCGAAAAGAATGTCCAAAATGACCGGTGGACTCTCCCTGCCGGGAATGTAA
- a CDS encoding histidine triad nucleotide-binding protein, producing the protein MCVFCKIIKKEIPAKIVYEDDKLLAFSDVAPQAPVHILIVPREHAKFVEELKDQTVVGLAYRLAAKLAKDNGVFESGFRVVVNHGPAAGQAVDHVHFHLLGGRDFAWPPG; encoded by the coding sequence ATGTGCGTCTTTTGTAAAATAATTAAGAAAGAGATCCCGGCCAAGATCGTCTATGAAGACGATAAACTTTTGGCCTTCAGCGACGTTGCCCCGCAAGCGCCGGTCCATATCCTCATTGTCCCCAGGGAACACGCCAAATTCGTGGAAGAACTAAAAGACCAAACGGTCGTCGGCTTGGCTTACCGGCTGGCGGCCAAATTAGCGAAGGATAACGGGGTCTTCGAGAGCGGTTTTCGGGTCGTGGTCAATCATGGGCCGGCGGCGGGACAAGCCGTCGATCATGTTCATTTTCATCTGCTTGGCGGCCGAGATTTCGCCTGGCCGCCGGGTTAG
- a CDS encoding NHL repeat-containing protein: MTEKLLTFCLVGLLVSAAFAMGEVPEDKEIIIPKIETSREFGLPGSAERQFFYPQDVKIPLSGDLETGLFSLFVADTGNNRVQRLDNDGGFIYQFGSFGLNRGALNSPVSVAVDFNFRVYVSERDNNRVSVFDIRGNYLREVATGEVGFRTLQYPAGIEVDQWGGLYVADSGNDRILKFDDQGRFSGQVGGFGVGLGFLSRPMDVAVDKERYLYVADYGNHRIQKYDFDGRPILSFGQMGRGPGDLFNPQGVAVDDNFVYVSDTGNNRICLFTKNGKHLLSFGQKGFGKGEFNGPLGLSLGRKGLLYVADSGNHRIVELKIN, translated from the coding sequence ATGACGGAGAAACTGCTTACCTTCTGCCTTGTTGGCCTGCTTGTATCCGCCGCTTTCGCGATGGGCGAGGTCCCCGAAGACAAAGAGATCATTATTCCGAAGATCGAGACTTCCCGCGAGTTCGGGCTTCCCGGTTCGGCCGAACGGCAATTCTTTTACCCTCAAGACGTCAAAATCCCTCTTTCCGGCGACCTGGAGACCGGCTTGTTCAGCCTTTTTGTGGCCGATACCGGGAATAACCGGGTCCAGCGGCTCGACAACGACGGCGGTTTCATCTACCAGTTTGGTTCCTTTGGCCTGAACCGCGGCGCGCTTAATTCTCCGGTCAGTGTCGCGGTCGACTTTAACTTCCGCGTCTACGTCAGCGAGCGGGACAACAACCGGGTTTCGGTCTTTGATATCCGGGGGAACTACCTCCGTGAAGTGGCGACCGGCGAGGTCGGCTTCCGGACCCTGCAGTACCCGGCCGGGATCGAAGTTGACCAGTGGGGGGGACTTTATGTCGCCGATTCCGGCAATGACCGGATCTTGAAGTTTGACGACCAGGGCCGGTTCTCCGGTCAGGTCGGGGGATTTGGGGTTGGGCTCGGTTTTTTAAGCCGGCCGATGGACGTGGCGGTCGATAAAGAACGTTACCTTTATGTCGCCGACTACGGGAACCACCGGATCCAGAAATATGATTTTGACGGCCGGCCGATCCTCTCTTTCGGCCAAATGGGCCGGGGGCCGGGCGATCTTTTTAATCCCCAGGGAGTGGCGGTTGACGACAACTTTGTGTATGTTTCCGATACCGGCAACAACCGGATCTGCCTCTTCACCAAGAACGGCAAGCATCTTCTCTCCTTTGGGCAGAAAGGTTTCGGCAAAGGGGAATTCAATGGGCCGCTCGGTTTATCTCTCGGCCGGAAAGGGCTGCTCTATGTCGCCGACAGCGGCAACCATCGGATAGTCGAGCTTAAGATCAATTAA
- the trpC gene encoding indole-3-glycerol phosphate synthase TrpC, producing MVLLYTMNLDDIVFNKRQEVAALKLTFDLDKTLKAIAKLPKPHDFKKALKRKKLALIAEVKKASPSAGVIREDFNPVALAKEYEAAGAAAISVLTDQKYFQGKLEYLKDIRKKAALPLLRKDFIVDEVQIYEARLAGADAVLLIVRILTDEELKRFLALAKTLHLQALVEVHDLAEAQRAMNAGAEIVGINNRDLDALTVNLQITYYLLKTLPQLKNLVVVSESGIKSGVETAKLHAAGVDAVLVGESLLVSSEIKTKAKELIG from the coding sequence ATGGTACTATTATACACCATGAATTTAGACGATATTGTCTTTAACAAGCGTCAGGAAGTGGCCGCTCTCAAACTGACCTTCGACCTCGATAAAACCCTGAAAGCGATCGCCAAACTCCCCAAGCCCCACGACTTCAAAAAAGCCCTGAAAAGAAAAAAACTCGCCCTGATCGCCGAAGTTAAAAAAGCCTCTCCCTCGGCCGGCGTGATCCGGGAAGATTTTAACCCGGTCGCCCTGGCCAAGGAATACGAAGCGGCCGGCGCGGCGGCGATCTCGGTCCTGACCGATCAGAAATATTTCCAAGGGAAATTAGAATACCTTAAAGATATTCGGAAAAAAGCCGCCCTGCCGCTCCTGCGCAAGGATTTTATCGTCGACGAAGTCCAGATCTACGAAGCCCGCCTGGCCGGGGCGGACGCCGTTTTGCTCATTGTCCGGATCTTGACCGACGAAGAGCTCAAGCGCTTTCTGGCGCTGGCCAAAACGCTCCATCTGCAGGCGCTGGTCGAGGTCCATGATCTGGCGGAAGCCCAGCGGGCGATGAACGCGGGGGCCGAGATCGTCGGCATCAACAACCGCGACCTGGACGCTTTGACCGTTAACCTGCAGATCACCTATTATCTGCTGAAAACGCTCCCCCAATTAAAAAACCTGGTGGTCGTGTCGGAAAGCGGCATTAAGAGCGGCGTGGAAACCGCCAAACTGCACGCCGCCGGAGTCGACGCTGTTTTGGTCGGCGAAAGTTTGCTGGTCAGTTCGGAAATTAAAACTAAAGCGAAGGAGCTGATCGGCTAA
- the rsmH gene encoding 16S rRNA (cytosine(1402)-N(4))-methyltransferase RsmH yields MAGSLYQHTPVMPGEVLAYLNLPPDGTFVDCTLGGGGHIAALLRNDQYPMTNVKIIAFDQDSNAIAAAQETLKAHSGIEYIHDNFANLKQYIKQPVDGILFDLGVSSHQIDEPGRGFSLQHDGPLDMRMDQRQPLSAKGIINNYAPEELARIFFDYGEERFSRRIAKRIANTREKTPIETTGQLKEIVELSIHSWKKRESVTRIFQALRIAVNGELEKLARALESADLLLKPGGRLVILSYHSLEDRIVKHFIREQRETLKVLTKKPVLAGEAEIAVNPRARSAKLRAAEKL; encoded by the coding sequence ATGGCAGGGTCACTATATCAACACACACCGGTAATGCCGGGCGAGGTCTTGGCTTATCTCAATCTCCCGCCGGACGGGACTTTCGTCGACTGCACCCTGGGGGGTGGGGGGCACATCGCAGCGTTACTGCGAAATGACCAATATCCAATGACAAATGTCAAAATAATCGCCTTCGACCAAGATAGCAACGCGATCGCCGCGGCGCAAGAAACCTTGAAAGCGCATTCCGGCATCGAGTATATCCACGATAATTTTGCGAATTTGAAACAATACATTAAACAACCGGTCGACGGGATCCTCTTTGACCTTGGGGTCTCTTCCCATCAGATCGACGAACCGGGTCGGGGGTTCAGCCTCCAGCACGATGGACCGCTCGATATGCGGATGGACCAGCGGCAACCTTTATCAGCCAAGGGGATCATTAACAATTACGCGCCGGAAGAGCTGGCCCGGATCTTCTTCGACTACGGGGAAGAGCGCTTTTCCCGGCGAATCGCCAAACGGATCGCCAACACCAGGGAAAAAACACCGATCGAAACGACCGGCCAGCTAAAAGAGATCGTCGAATTGTCGATCCACTCCTGGAAGAAACGGGAATCGGTCACCCGGATCTTTCAAGCGCTGCGGATCGCCGTCAACGGCGAACTGGAAAAACTCGCCCGCGCGCTGGAGTCGGCCGATCTTCTGCTCAAACCGGGCGGACGGCTCGTTATTCTCTCTTACCATTCGCTGGAAGACCGGATCGTCAAGCATTTCATCCGGGAGCAGCGCGAAACCCTGAAAGTTCTGACCAAGAAACCGGTTTTAGCGGGCGAGGCGGAAATAGCGGTCAACCCGCGGGCCCGCAGCGCCAAGCTCCGGGCGGCGGAGAAGCTGTGA
- a CDS encoding septum formation initiator family protein — MKFKQILMGLGFFLLLCGIHLFFNAQNIRLKYEVTDLKIRHQELISRNRELGTKIAIIENLDSIDQIAKSRLNMYYPEEITYVVPSKEVVVY, encoded by the coding sequence GTGAAATTCAAACAGATCTTAATGGGGCTGGGCTTTTTTCTCCTGCTTTGCGGCATTCATCTATTCTTCAACGCCCAGAACATCCGGCTGAAATACGAGGTAACCGATCTGAAGATCCGACATCAGGAATTGATCAGCCGGAACCGGGAACTCGGAACCAAGATCGCCATCATCGAAAACCTCGATTCGATCGACCAGATCGCCAAAAGCCGCCTAAATATGTATTATCCCGAAGAGATTACCTACGTGGTACCGTCTAAAGAAGTCGTGGTATACTAA
- the gltX gene encoding glutamate--tRNA ligase yields MVRVRFAPSPTGALHIGGARTALFNWLFARHMKGKFILRIEDTDRERSTLESNKAIFDGLEWLGLDWDEGPKVGGSFGPYFQTERVEIHRQQIQKLVDEGKAYYCFCSPQELAQKRQEAEARKEAPRYDGSCRKLSDAEIKEKLASGCPKVVRFLLPAVGKTVVNDLIRGPVTFQNEVLDDFVILKSDGFPTYNFACVVDDHLMEITHVIRGDDHLSNTPRQILLYQAFGWGLPQFAHIPMILGKDKARLSKRHGATSVIEYDKIGYLPEAMINYIARLGWGYGDEEVFSRQELIEKFSLEGVGKNPAVFDMDKLNWLNGQYIRKMMPERLFDLCEPMLIAAYGHQDLAYLANVVKLFQDRLVLFPDIVALSEYFFKDDFQYDPKGVEKHFKTELAKPILTALKEKLAALEPFTKETIEPLFKGIATEMNVKLGVVIHPCRLALSGRSETPPMYDVVELLGKKKVIERLEKALKSDRVA; encoded by the coding sequence ATGGTTAGAGTACGTTTTGCCCCGTCACCGACCGGCGCCCTCCACATTGGCGGAGCCCGAACCGCTTTGTTCAACTGGCTCTTTGCCAGGCACATGAAGGGGAAATTTATCCTCCGGATCGAAGATACCGACCGGGAACGCTCTACTCTGGAATCGAACAAAGCGATCTTTGACGGCCTGGAATGGCTTGGCCTCGATTGGGACGAAGGGCCCAAGGTCGGCGGCTCATTCGGCCCCTACTTTCAGACCGAACGGGTTGAAATTCATCGCCAGCAGATCCAAAAGCTGGTCGACGAAGGGAAAGCCTACTATTGCTTCTGCTCCCCTCAAGAGCTGGCCCAAAAAAGGCAAGAGGCGGAGGCCAGGAAAGAGGCGCCAAGGTATGACGGCTCCTGCCGGAAGCTCTCCGACGCCGAAATCAAAGAGAAACTAGCGAGCGGCTGTCCGAAAGTCGTCCGCTTTCTCCTCCCGGCGGTCGGCAAGACCGTCGTCAACGACCTGATCCGCGGTCCGGTCACCTTCCAAAACGAGGTCCTCGACGATTTCGTGATTCTCAAATCGGACGGCTTCCCGACTTATAACTTCGCCTGCGTGGTCGACGACCACCTGATGGAGATCACCCACGTGATCCGCGGCGACGACCACTTATCCAACACCCCGCGCCAGATCCTTCTCTACCAGGCCTTTGGCTGGGGCTTGCCGCAGTTTGCCCACATTCCGATGATCCTGGGGAAAGACAAAGCCCGGCTTAGTAAGCGCCACGGCGCGACCTCGGTCATCGAATACGATAAGATCGGCTACCTCCCCGAAGCGATGATCAACTACATCGCCCGGCTCGGCTGGGGCTACGGCGACGAAGAGGTTTTTAGCCGCCAGGAGCTGATCGAGAAGTTTTCGCTCGAAGGGGTCGGGAAAAATCCGGCGGTCTTCGACATGGACAAGCTCAACTGGCTCAACGGCCAGTATATCCGAAAGATGATGCCGGAACGGCTCTTTGACCTCTGTGAACCAATGTTAATCGCCGCTTACGGCCATCAGGACCTGGCTTATCTTGCCAATGTCGTGAAACTCTTCCAGGACCGGCTGGTCCTTTTCCCCGACATCGTCGCGCTGTCGGAATATTTTTTCAAGGACGACTTCCAATACGACCCCAAGGGAGTGGAGAAGCACTTCAAAACGGAGTTAGCGAAGCCTATTTTGACCGCGCTGAAAGAAAAGCTTGCCGCGCTCGAACCTTTCACCAAGGAAACGATCGAACCGCTTTTCAAAGGGATCGCGACGGAGATGAACGTGAAACTCGGCGTCGTCATCCACCCCTGCCGTCTCGCCCTCTCCGGCCGCTCGGAAACTCCGCCGATGTATGACGTGGTGGAATTGCTGGGAAAAAAGAAGGTTATCGAACGTCTGGAGAAAGCCCTAAAATCTGATCGCGTGGCCTAG
- a CDS encoding pyrimidine/purine nucleoside phosphorylase yields the protein MVQLNEYFNGKVKSLTVNLKAGKQTIGVMEPGEYEFGTGSKEVMHVVSGALTVMLPDSQYWQVFETGSVFQVPANSKFQLKVAVDTAYLCEYL from the coding sequence ATGGTCCAACTTAACGAATACTTCAACGGCAAAGTTAAATCCTTAACGGTCAACTTAAAGGCGGGAAAACAGACGATTGGCGTGATGGAACCGGGCGAGTATGAGTTTGGGACCGGTTCTAAAGAAGTGATGCATGTCGTCAGCGGCGCTCTGACCGTTATGCTCCCCGATAGTCAATACTGGCAGGTTTTTGAGACCGGTTCGGTCTTTCAAGTCCCCGCTAATTCGAAGTTCCAGCTGAAAGTCGCCGTCGATACCGCCTACCTCTGCGAGTATCTCTAA
- the argB gene encoding acetylglutamate kinase has translation MLEKLIERANVVIEALPYLLKFKDKIIVIKYGGAAMENSELKDEVIRDVVFLKMVGMHPVLVHGGGPEINRFLKKKGIEPKFIGGYRVTDKETMKVVVKVLGEKINQEIVSMIKKAGGQSKGFYGKKGEVIKAFKYWKKDAEGNKLDLGFTGQVGGIRYRYLLKWIKLGYIPVLSSIGVGKGGKQYNINADKAAAAIAAYLKAEKMIMMTDVRGVLDPTGKLISEVNTYKADKMIKNGSISGGMIPKIKSCLYAVRKGVHTAHIIDGRVRHALLLELFTDHGIGTMVKK, from the coding sequence ATGTTAGAGAAATTAATAGAACGGGCCAATGTTGTTATCGAAGCGCTGCCGTATTTGTTAAAGTTCAAGGACAAGATCATTGTCATTAAGTACGGCGGGGCGGCGATGGAAAACAGCGAGTTAAAAGACGAGGTCATCCGTGACGTCGTCTTCCTGAAGATGGTCGGGATGCACCCGGTCCTTGTCCACGGGGGCGGGCCGGAGATCAACCGCTTCCTCAAGAAGAAAGGGATCGAGCCGAAATTCATCGGCGGCTACCGCGTGACCGACAAAGAGACGATGAAAGTCGTCGTGAAAGTTCTGGGCGAAAAGATCAACCAGGAGATCGTCTCCATGATCAAGAAGGCCGGGGGCCAGTCGAAAGGGTTTTACGGGAAGAAAGGCGAAGTGATCAAAGCCTTCAAGTATTGGAAGAAAGACGCCGAAGGGAACAAGCTTGATCTCGGGTTTACCGGTCAGGTAGGCGGGATCAGGTACCGCTATCTCTTAAAGTGGATCAAGCTTGGTTATATCCCGGTCCTCTCCTCGATCGGTGTTGGCAAGGGCGGCAAGCAGTACAATATCAACGCCGATAAGGCGGCCGCCGCGATCGCCGCTTACCTCAAAGCGGAAAAGATGATCATGATGACCGACGTCCGCGGGGTCCTCGACCCGACGGGGAAACTGATCTCCGAAGTTAACACCTATAAAGCCGACAAGATGATCAAGAACGGCTCGATCTCCGGTGGGATGATCCCCAAGATCAAATCGTGCCTCTACGCGGTCCGCAAAGGGGTCCATACCGCCCACATAATCGACGGCCGCGTCCGCCACGCCCTTCTCCTTGAGCTCTTTACCGATCACGGTATTGGGACGATGGTGAAGAAATAA